One window from the genome of Cryptomeria japonica chromosome 6, Sugi_1.0, whole genome shotgun sequence encodes:
- the LOC131062933 gene encoding uncharacterized protein LOC131062933: MECWIQDQWPLNGESSFAERQAMLEAQVLGSLASGLESCGNFEQRFWPYDQLLVKHEELYGAGKSSAPVSSSGPDGSFNYAASNFNEVESQQCGFELESLPIQMQGFGNFQFVPVPDFQDEDFGYAELNLPVWQTQPNLSEVCCREASAELPRNSSFYTLEDVMKKFPRVDPLFIPSPPMSLSIPPSPQFSSDTSLSSCQSFSGSVSCPLPSLQPSEEETEHLNQLIQLQGGRKPPYASVDPQSVAARHRRSKIREKIRSLEKLIPQGSKLDTTRMLDEAIKYLKFLQAQFDVLESMPPVDSQPYLKTNPKIADDNVYIYLKPNFNGGNDLAMQGSGSASASSKKLSTDQMLHSLLSSSRIQKKLFSAGKVIVTVQQKEMLASKRPDLAGDFSKFFFH; this comes from the coding sequence ATGGAGTGTTGGATTCAAGACCAGTGGCCCCTTAATGGTGAAAGCTCCTTTGCCGAGAGACAGGCTATGCTTGAGGCGCAAGTGCTTGGAAGCTTAGCCTCCGGTCTTGAAAGTTGCGGGAATTTTGAGCAGCGATTTTGGCCATACGACCAACTGCTTGTAAAGCATGAGGAGCTTTATGGTGCTGGGAAGAGCAGCGCACCGGTTTCGAGCTCGGGACCGGATGGATCATTTAACTATGCCGCCAGCAATTTCAACGAAGTGGAGTCGCAGCAGTGCGGATTTGAGCTCGAAAGCCTGCCGATTCAAATGCAAGGGTTTGGTAATTTTCAGTTCGTTCCCGTGCCAGATTTTCAAGATGAAGATTTCGGTTACGCGGAGCTCAATCTTCCAGTCTGGCAGACTCAGCCGAATCTCTCAGAGGTATGCTGTAGAGAAGCGTCCGCCGAGCTGCCAAGGAATAGCTCCTTTTATACGCTGGAAGACGTTATGAAGAAGTTCCCCCGCGTTGATCCTCTGTTTATTCCTAGCCCGCCGATGAGCCTCAGTATTCCTCCTTCCCCGCAGTTTTCTTCTGATACGAGCTTGTCTTCATGCCAATCGTTTTCCGGTAGCGTTTCATGCCCGCTGCCGTCGTTACAGCCGAGCGAGGAGGAGACAGAGCATTTGAATCAGCTGATACAGCTACAGGGCGGCCGTAAGCCGCCGTATGCTTCCGTAGATCCGCAGAGCGTCGCGGCTCGTCACAGGAGAAGCAAAATCCGTGAAAAGATTCGTTCTCTGGAGAAACTGATACCCCAGGGTTCGAAACTCGACACGACCAGAATGCTGGATGAGGCGATCAAGTACCTCAAATTCTTGCAAGCACAATTTGATGTTTTGGAATCCATGCCTCCCGTCGATTCCCAGCCATATCTGAAAACAAACCCTAAGATTGCCGATGATAATGTCTATATTTATCTGAAGCCAAATTTTAATGGCGGAAATGATTTGGCGATGCAGGGATCAGGTTCTGCTTCCGCTTCATCAAAGAAGCTATCTACTGACCAGATGCTTCACAGCTTACTGAGTTCGTCTAGAATTCAAAAGAAGCTCTTTAGCGCGGGAAAAGTCATCGTTACGGTGCAGCAGAAGGAAATGCTTGCATCTAAACGGCCTGATCTAGCAGgtgatttttccaaatttttcttccACTAA